One region of Mangifera indica cultivar Alphonso chromosome 3, CATAS_Mindica_2.1, whole genome shotgun sequence genomic DNA includes:
- the LOC123210850 gene encoding uncharacterized protein LOC123210850: protein MLNSFSHFLSHRPILLPSVSKLRVSNRPAPFSFSRTCRIFDSNFKCPRNKWKISCFRHEEISAESSKPEIVEHLLPEELVKPEFEKSKSGKRDWASTLREAADALLRAIGSRWTVPWTAETILQVMLLWVAAFWFIGSWVIPFAAHIAGFNKDSLTFRGQALFSLVTDVTEGLAGIAILHRCLSQFHPLPSDWFRFSLRGTWQFDVALGCLMFPLVNRLSQFNLNLLPLMPSAPVTISSVEQSIMARDPVAMALYAIVVSVCAPVWEEIVFRGFLLPSLTKYMPVWCAILVSSVAFALAHFNVQRMLPLIFLGVVMGLVFARSRNLLPSMLLHSLWNGFVFLDLMR from the exons ATGTTGAActctttctctcattttctctctcacCGTCCCATTCTCTTACCTTCCGTTTCTAAACTTAGGGTTTCCAATCGACCCGCCCCGTTTTCTTTCTCTCGTACTTGTCGGATCTTTGATTCCAATTTCAAGTGCCCCAGAAAT AAATGGAAAATTTCGTGTTTTAGGCACGAGGAAATATCAGCAGAAAGTTCAAAGCCTGAAATTGTAGAACATTTGTTGCCAGAGGAATTGGTTAAACCTGAATTTGAGAAGTCAAAATCCGGTAAAAGAGATTGGGCATCAACTCTTCGAGAG GCTGCAGATGCACTGTTAAGGGCCATTGGGAGCCGGTGGACTGTACCATGGACAGCAGAAACTATATTACAA GTAATGCTTTTATGGGTTGCGGCATTTTGGTTTATAGGGTCTTGGGTGATTCCTTTTGCAGCCCATATAGCAGGTTTCAACAAGGATTCTTTAACGTTTAGAGGACAGGCCTTATTCAGCCTTGTGACTGATGTAACTGAAGGACTTGCTGGCATTGCTATCCTCCATCGCTGCCTGTCTCAGTTTCATCCCCTACCATCTGATTGGTTTAGATTTAGTTTGAGGGGAACCTGGCAATTTGATGTTGCACTGGGATGTCTCATGTTTCCTCTGGTCAATCGGCTCTCACAATTCAACCTGAATTTGTTGCCCCTCATGCCCTCTGCACCTGTCACCATCTCAAGTGTTGAGCAGTCAATAATGGCACGGGATCCGGTTGCAATGGCTTTATATGCAATAGTAGTGTCGGTATGTGCTCCTGTCTGGGAGGAGATTGTCTTTCGGGGTTTTCTTCTCCCTTCATTGACCAAATACATGCCTGTATGGTGTGCAATACTGGTGAGTTCAGTTGCCTTTGCTCTAGCACATTTCAATGTACAGAGAATGCTACCGCTTATATTTCTTGGTGTGGTGATGGGTCTTGTATTTGCACGATCAAGGAATCTGTTGCCGTCTATGCTCTTGCATAGCCTCTGGAATGGCTTTGTGTTCTTAGATTTAATGAGATAG
- the LOC123210902 gene encoding putative cell division cycle ATPase, which produces MEAKNVVLSALGVGVGVGVGLGLASGQAMNKWAGKDVSTYAISAERLEKELMGQIVDGRESKVTFDEFPYYLSEQTRELLTSAAYVHLKHAEVSKFTRNLSPASRAILLSGPAELYQQMLAKALAHFFEAKLLLLDVTDFSLKIQNKYGSTNKESSFKRCTSEKTLERLSGLLGSFSLLSPKDDHKGTLRRQSSGVDLTSWGNKGSSNPPSLRRNASASANINNLASLSNPGNPGSLKSTSSWSFDEKLLIQCLYKVLVYVSKTYPIVLYLRDVEKLLFRSSRIYNLFQKMINKLSGSVLILGSHIVDLANETTGVDERLTALFPYNIDIRPPEDETHLVSWKTQLEEDMKKIQAKDNRNHIMEVLSANDLDCDDLDSINMADTIVLSNYIEEVVVSAISYHLMSNKDTTYRNGKLVISSKSLSHGFSIFQEGKASDKGSLKLEAKAAPAKEGQPGAAGGKPEADAGSAKPDNKSEAEKSASVPKKDADIPAASKAPKQEVPPDNEFEKRIRPEVIPANEISVTFADIGALDETKESLQELVMLPLRRPDLFKGGLLKPCRGILLFGPPGTGKTMLAKAIAKEAGASFINVSMSTITSKWFGEDEKNVRALFTLAAKVSPTIIFVDEVDSMLGQRTRVGEHEAMRKIKNEFMTHWDGLTTKQGERILVLAATNRPFDLDEAIIRRFERRIMVGLPSVENREKILRTLLTKERVAEGLDFKELATMTEGYSGSDLKNVCTTAAYRPVRELIQQERLKDLEKKQRAAEGKNTENVSEVNEERVITLRPLNMEDFKVAKNQVAASFASEGSIMAELKQWNNLYGEGGSRKKEQLSYFL; this is translated from the exons atgGAGGCAAAAAACGTAGTGTTGTCAGCCCTGGGGGTGGGCGTGGGGGTGGGAGTAGGGCTAGGATTAGCGTCTGGACAGGCCATGAACAAATGGGCTGGAAAAGATGTGTCTACATACGCTATCTCTGCGGAGAGATTGGAGAAAGAATTGATGGGACAGATTGTTGATGGCAGAGAAAGCAAGGTTACTTTTGATGAATTTCCTTATTATCTCAG TGAGCAGACTCGAGAATTGCTAACGAGTGCTGCCTATGTCCACTTGAAGCATGCGGaagtttcaaaatttactaGAAACCTTTCCCCTGCTAGTCGGGCTATATTGCTCTCAGGACCTGCAG AGCTTTACCAACAAATGCTTGCCAAGGCTTTAGCCCATTTCTTTGAAGCAAAGTTGCTGCTGCTAGATGTAACCGACTTTTCTCTGAAG ATTCAGAACAAATATGGCAGTACCAACAAAGAATCT TCTTTCAAAAGGTGCACTTCAGAGAAAACCCTGGAGCGACTGTCTGGCCTTTTAGGTTCATTTTCACTCCTTTCTCCAAAGGATGATCACAAAG GCACATTGCGAAGGCAAAGCAGCGGTGTGGACCTCACTTCATG GGGAAATAAAGGTTCTAGTAATCCTCCGTCACTACGTAGGAATGCCTCTGCCTCAGCTAACATCAACAACCTCGCTTCACTTAGCAACCCGGGAAATCCAG GTTCTCTCAAAAGCACAAGCAGCTGGTCTTTTGATGAGAAGCTTTTGATACAGTGTCTTTACAAG GTTTTGGTTTACGTATCGAAAACCTATCCCATTGTGCTATATCTTAGAGATGTGGAGAAGCTCTTATTTAGATCTTCGAGGATATATAACTTGTTTCAGAAAATGATAAACAAATTGTCTGGATCAGTGTTGATCCTGGGTTCACATATTGTAGACCTGGCTAATGAGACTACAGGGGTGGATGAGAGGCTAACTGCTCTTTTTCCTTACAACATTGACATCAGACCTCCGGAAGATGAGACCCATCTTGTCAGCTGGAAGACTCAACTGGAGGAGGATATGAAAAAGATCCAAGCTAAGGATAACAGAAACCATATAATGGAAGTGCTTTCAGCAAACGACCTTGATTGCGATGATCTGGACTCAATCAATATGGCAGATACAATTGTTCTTAGCAACTACATAGAAGAGGTTGTGGTGTCAGCAATTTCTTATCATCTAATGAGCAACAAAGATACTACTTACAGAAATGGAAAACTGGTTATATCATCAAAGAG TTTGTCTCATGGATTTAGTATATTCCAAGAAGGCAAAGCCAGTGATAAAGGTTCATTGAAGTTGGAAGCAAAAGCTGCACCAGCGAAG GAAGGACAGCCAGGGGCTGCCGGTGGGAAACCAGAAGCTGACGCAGGAAGTGCGAAACCTGACAACAAAAGTGAAGCAGAAAAATCAGCTTCAGTGCCAAAGAAAGATGCTGACATTCCTGCTGCATCAAAAGCCCCA AAACAGGAAGTTCCTCCAGACAATGAATTTGAGAAGCGCATAAGGCCAGAGGTCATACCAGCAAATGAGATTTCTGTAACATTTGCTGATATTGGTGCCTTGGATGAGACTAAAGAATCTCTTCAGGAGCTAGTAATGCTTCCTCTTCGTCGCCCTGACCTCTTCAAAGGCGGGCTTCTAAAGCCTTGCAGGGGAATATTGCTTTTTGGACCTCCTGGCACAGGGAAGACTATGCTAGCAAAGGCCATTGCCAAGGAAGCTGGAGCAAGCTTCATTAATGTATCTATGTCTACAATCACTTCTAAATGGTTTGGTGAAGACGAGAAAAATGTTAGAGCTCTGTTCACGCTGGCAGCCAAGGTCTCCCCAACTATTATCTTTGTAGATGAAGTGGACAGCATGCTCGGGCAGCGAACAAGAGTTGGCGAGCATGAAGCAATGCGTAAGATAAAAAACGAGTTCATGACTCATTGGGACGGGCTAACAACAAAGCAAGGTGAGCGCATCCTTGTTCTTGCTGCTACCAACAGGCCATTTGACCTTGATGAAGCCATTATTAGGCGTTTTGAGAGAAG AATCATGGTTGGTCTTCCAAGTGTGGAGAACAGGGAAAAGATTCTGAGAACTCTATTGACCAAAGAAAGAGTGGCTGAAGGGCTAGACTTCAAGGAGCTTGCAACCATGACTGAAGGATATAGTGGAAGTGACCTTAAG AATGTGTGCACAACAGCTGCCTATCGGCCTGTCAGGGAGTTGATACAACAAGAAAGACTGAAGGATTTG GAGAAAAAGCAGCGAGCTGCAGAAGGGAAGAATACTGAAAATGTTTCAGAGGTGAATGAGGAAAGAGTCATCACTCTGAGGCCACTGAACATGGAAGATTTTAAGGTGGCAAAGAATCAG GTTGCAGCTAGTTTTGCTTCGGAGGGATCCATAATGGCCGAGCTGAAGCAATGGAACAATCTGTATGGAGAAGGGGGTTCGAGGAAGAAGGAGCAGTTATCTTATTTCTTATAA